Proteins from a genomic interval of Desulfurobacteriaceae bacterium:
- a CDS encoding argininosuccinate synthase has product MSKRVVLAYSGGLDTSVIVRWLTDRGFEVITYTADVGQGEELSEIPEKAKLSGAVEAIVDDVKEEFAREYCLPLMRAGALYEGKYPLLSALSRPLIAKKLVEIAHETGADFVAHGSTGKGNDQVRFEASVWALDPDIEVLAPVREWEFKSREEEIEYAKKHGIPVVATKEKPYSYDRNLWGVAIEAGPLEDPYTEPPEDAFVITKNPVDAPNEPEYVEIEFEEGTPVAINGKRYDELWKLIWDLNEIAGKHGYGRVDMVENRLVGIKSREVYESPAGLLLIRAYDELESIVLDRFTYHYKQSHIKHEYAKLVYEALWFTPLKEAIDAFNNSIAPLVSGKVRFKLFKGNAQIVGRTSPNSLYIEDLATYSPKDSFDHKAGAAFTKVWSLPLKVIGRVRKERRK; this is encoded by the coding sequence GTGAGCAAAAGGGTTGTTCTTGCATATTCTGGAGGTCTCGATACATCAGTAATTGTTAGATGGCTAACAGATAGAGGATTTGAGGTAATTACCTACACTGCAGATGTTGGACAAGGCGAGGAACTATCAGAAATCCCAGAAAAAGCCAAACTTTCCGGTGCAGTAGAGGCTATCGTTGATGACGTCAAAGAAGAGTTTGCAAGGGAATACTGCTTACCTTTAATGAGAGCAGGTGCACTTTATGAAGGTAAGTATCCTCTTCTTTCTGCACTATCAAGACCACTTATTGCTAAGAAACTTGTAGAAATTGCTCATGAAACGGGAGCAGATTTTGTTGCCCACGGTTCAACCGGTAAAGGAAACGACCAAGTTAGATTTGAAGCTTCAGTTTGGGCACTCGACCCAGACATTGAAGTTCTTGCCCCAGTAAGGGAGTGGGAATTTAAATCAAGAGAAGAAGAAATAGAATACGCTAAAAAACACGGTATTCCTGTTGTAGCTACAAAAGAAAAGCCTTACTCTTACGATAGAAACCTTTGGGGAGTAGCAATAGAGGCTGGTCCACTTGAAGACCCTTACACAGAACCTCCAGAGGATGCTTTCGTTATCACAAAAAATCCAGTTGACGCACCAAATGAACCAGAGTACGTAGAAATTGAGTTTGAAGAAGGAACACCTGTTGCTATAAATGGAAAAAGGTACGACGAACTTTGGAAACTTATCTGGGATTTAAATGAAATTGCAGGCAAGCACGGCTACGGTAGAGTTGATATGGTTGAAAATAGACTAGTCGGTATAAAGTCAAGAGAAGTTTACGAATCTCCAGCAGGACTTTTATTAATTAGAGCATACGATGAACTTGAAAGCATCGTACTTGATAGATTTACCTACCATTACAAGCAAAGCCACATAAAGCACGAGTATGCAAAACTTGTATACGAAGCCCTTTGGTTTACACCTTTAAAAGAAGCAATTGATGCTTTCAATAACTCTATTGCTCCTTTAGTTTCTGGAAAAGTTAGGTTTAAGCTATTTAAAGGAAATGCACAAATTGTTGGTAGAACATCACCAAACTCTTTATACATTGAAGACCTAGCTACTTATAGTCCAAAAGATTCCTTTGACCATAAAGCAGGAGCTGCTTTTACAAAGGTTTGGAGCTTACCACTAAAAGTTATAGGAAGAGTAAGAAAGGAAAGGAGGAAATAG